In Vicia villosa cultivar HV-30 ecotype Madison, WI linkage group LG7, Vvil1.0, whole genome shotgun sequence, the DNA window ACATATGATGGTGCAGGAGTATCGGTTGATGCAGGCATCCAGTAGTTGGCATTATGTAGAGGTATACAAGACATGGTTCTACACAGTGTCACACGCTATCATGACACCAGATGCTCCTGGACTTCCACTTAGGCCAGCtcatgaggagatcttggagaatcAGTCGGGCAGGCCGATGATGACCATGCCAGTGATCTCTTTCTAGTTTGTCAGCAGATACAGTTGATTGTACTGAAGGCTTTGGAATTAGGTATCATTGAAAGGGGCGGTCCTGAAGTGGTGGTCATCATAGAGATGATGGTTAAGGAAGCAATAGGTGCGGTGTGATATAGGAGGCAGGGGAGGGGCCATGAGGTGAGAATTAGGCATACGCAGTAGGCTATGTCTTTTTTTATTCCAGAAcaatttatgtattatttttattattccaaaataatatattgtttttattatcattttttatttggtATCATCTTCcatttgcatttttattattgttttaatctAACTATGTATCAAAACTttgttgatttaaaaaaataatgtcaCTGTCAAgagtttcggagatgcatttttgaaATACTTTTATCTTGTGTTAAGGatattttcggagatgtatctccgaaacaaTCTCTTTTGTGATGTGTTTAAAGATGTTTCTTCAAAAGATATTTTGAGATTTTCAAGTATTTTTTTCCACCCTACAAAATGTATAaggaattaaaaaaaagaatgaacaaaatcTTAGCTACAACACATAAACAAAGTTAAATAGGGACAGGCTTGGGATATCAATCGGCAGGGCCGGCCCAACCTGTTTGGAGgcctaaaaaaaattttaaaatgagaCCTTTAGAATATatcttaaaataataattttgtaattGCTAAGAGTTGAATTCAAGACCAAAAGAAAAAGAGACTTAAATTTTAACAACCCAACTATGATAATTTATGTGTTTAATGtatcattatatattattataacaaaataaaagaatgttGAGGCTTTTTTTAAAACCAAACATTTGAGGCCTAAAGCCCTAGCCTTAGTGGCTTCGCTCTTGGGCCGACCCTGTCAATCGGGCGACTCATCATGTCTAAAATggttttgagaaaaaaaaaaagaagatatttttaTAGTATTTGTTTTCACCGCATCAAAGATGAAAAACAACATGAAAAGATGCAAATTGTTGTTTATTTGAACGAATGTATTATTTAATGGAAAATGGTAACTAGTGCCCTCAGACaatgattaaaattttaaaaataataaatttatttcgaTAATTTGCATATTTAAtgtctcaaaaattaaaatattaaatcttttatatttttttttgaaatatttaactaTTATTCTAAAACACTGATTAGCAAAACCCCTATCTTATGTAATTTATGTACGATTTATTTGGTCATGGttgcaaatatttaattaaattgcaaggtaatataagttttggtgaattattttttaattaatttataagttcaataataattgcatttatttgaagattcttgaacttttgtttatttgtttaatttgtttataaatatTATTGTATTAGTGGGACCAATCCGATATTTTCTTTGTATTGTCTGATTTATCATCTAGTTTCAGCAGGTTTATGAACAAGTTCACGTCTAGAAATTGGCCTGAACAATGTTAGGGCTGATTTCAAGCTACTTACAATCCAACCCAACTTGTAGTTTGTATTAGGTACATAAAATTCATATATACAACTATCCTTTTTcactttgaaaatatttaaaataatattgaactacattttttatttgtgatcctaatatataataataaacattACACGTATTTGTAATCTCAAGAGACATGCTTTGAATTCCCATCAAATAGGTTTAAAATatcattaatataatttaatttctctAATATAAGAATATAAATGTTAATGACTATATATTAGTTATGAATTATTCTTTTTAATACAAATTTAATTCTCATGATTGCTTTTCCATCAAATCTGAATTTTAATGAcggtatatatataatttatgaaaatatatatacatataaatttgaatttttaccgatattttataaatttaaattaatttgtatgtatataaatataaattaatttaattttttatattcatttaatgTGATGATATTGAAAaggtttaattttaaaatttaggtgtcgggttttattaataaaaacattttaaGTAAATAATAAATAGCTATGATTTTTTCACATCTTCATTCCTCTATATAAACTACTATCTATCAACAGTTGTTATCCAagttaacaattcttcatttcaTTGTTGATCAAATTTGAGAAAAGATcacttagatttttttttatcaccATGGCAATTAGATGCTTAAACTTTGCAACATTTATACTTACACTAAGTAGTGTCTTAGTGCTAGGAATTTCTATTGATCTTCCAATTAATTGTGGTGGCAATGTTTTTGACATTGCACTAAAATGTAAACAGTACGTCGAAAAGGGTGGACCCCCAACTGCACCATCAGAAGCTTGTTGTGCAACATTAAAAGATGTTGATGTGGCATGTTACTGCAAGTTTGTGACTCCTGATATTGTAGATAAAATCAGCATGGAAAAAGCTTTGTATGTAGCAAAAACTTGTGGAGTTAAACCTATTCCTAAAGATAAATGTGGAAGTAAGATAATAACTttttctatttaaataaatattatttattttatgaaaaactaatattaatttctattttcaatgTTATTCTTTCAGGTTATACTATTCCTCCTCCTCCATTTAAGGCTTGATCATGATTTGGACTTCTGACATTGTGTTAGGTTGAAATCTTTTAtatatgaaagaaataaaatgGACATTTATGCTTTCTCTTCTTTTGACATGTATTCACATTAGTTCAATGAAATTATCTCAttgttattaatataaataagttaTAAGTTTTTATTTAGTGCgtgtattaatttttttcttcaatattaTTTTAGCATGCACGGtcagtataaataatttaaaatgaaaatcaaatttcaattaaaatttaactCCCTCAATTAATTGACATTGTAAAATTTATGCAGTTTATACCGCATACAATTAagttctaaaaataaataaataaatttgaaggATGATAGTTCTAATCTAAAAGTAAAAGGCATTTCACTAGCACAATCTCCTTTATCTCTTAAATTCTcaccatttttaattttatttttcaatttgtaacataatttatagatttttttaatgatgttaaaattgaaggttgagggagatatttgaaataaaatgatttttcaatagttttaaaattaaaatttttgaaaGATGGGACGGAAGATTAATAgacatgttttttttattaaactagtatttaatttttattaaaatatcttACATATGTTATTTTAAAGCGGACTGTCAGCCCTACCCCGCTATATGCCCGCTAAATTAAAAATGAACATAAAAATCTAGTCCGCTCTACTAAGGAGGTGGACGGCGAATTTGGCtgcctatttttttatttttcatttttttaataaataaatagactTTTTTGTCTTTCAATTAAATTTAACGCatacttttttaaataattttttataaaacattttcTTAAAAATTTTTACTTAAAAATTATTGCATATTTTCTCAAATAAATATATACAGTAAAGTCATCAAAAATTAgaattactaaaattaactaaaaaagaacgAGAAGGCGCCCgagctcaacccctattttctttgtactccccccaatttaatagtcgatttttagataaaatcaagGATAAAATTAGgggaaaaattagtaaaaataaggtgtgaaaattaaaacatatgAATAATAAGtggtgtaaaatttttgcccaGACTGTATAAATTTTCTAGCTCCGCCACTGATCCGATGTGCCACCCCTCATTTTAAATGGATTAAATGGAGCATTTCTTAAACAAAATCCCTGAATTCATacgatattttattaaaatatttaaatgtaaatatataatattaaaataattatttaattttttttaatctttgttaCCAGATAAAATGTGAATAATTTGACATGTCACTAAAAAAATAAAGTCATTTAAGAGTATATAAAGCAATCTAAACCAACCCGGACATTCTAGGGTTGGTTGAGTTTGCGAATTGTGTATAAAGCAAAtagttaataaatttaaaaaatatataataaagttCAACACAACTTTGCACATTTCACACAAATAAATTGAATGAATTCTAATATCTAATAAAAGTTctttcattaatatatatatatatatatatatatatatatatatatatatatatatatatatatatatatatatatatatatatatatatatatatatatatatatatatatatatatatatatatattaacacttcATAATATAAAGCAATGACACTACAGTACACTAACATGACACcgatatataatataaaaaaaataagtaaattaaatgaaataacaAATGTTTGTGTCGGTGGAAATAGATAGAAATGCCACTTGAAGGGAGTTGAATAGTGTTTGTTCCTTTTAAAtattccctccgttttttattataagtccttttgaaaataaaattgtatttaaatataagtcgctttacaattctaatgaataattaatgttacTTTTTCTactatatccttaaatatttattatttctctcctttcaattatataaatttatcttccatatgtcattaatgaaggatagttttgtaaaaacctttataatttctcattttcatacaataattattatttttcttaaactgtgtgaaaagtctaaaacgacttataataaaaaacggagggagtatttgctTTTGATTACTGAAACAAGCTTTATTTAAATAAACTGTAAATGAAATCAAtagtataatataaatattattgtgtATGTAATTTGTGTATAAATAAATGAACTTTAAGCATAATGGGAGGGCGTGCTAGGACAGTGTCTCCAAGGCACAATTGAACATATATATTATGAACGCGAGGTTTAAGATATTAGCTCGAGAAACCGGACACCCCCTATGTGTTAATCGTTAGCGCATCTAGGGCTCTGGTATTTCGCGGAGTTGGAGAGGCCTAGCCTGATCCGAGAAGAGCTAATTCAGTTTAGATAGATTTCATTCAAGAACACCTAGGTTCTAATAATCAATAAGAAGATTAGTGCTAAGTTTCAGATCAATGAATAAATCTaaatgaaagaagaaagagaccTCTCTTACTGGACGCCTAAAATGCATTAAGCTTTGCTTCAACATATGAGAGTTTTTAGTGGAACCAATGAATCACGCGAGCTGGTTAGATGCGTGGAACATATTGCTCATAGTAGCTAGTAACGCAACTATGTAGTAGAAGGAAAGGATCCTAAATCaacctcttttattttttattattaagacTGGAAACCTTTCTAAAATGGAGTATGgcaaataaatgataaaataataaatatttatcataACCACTAGTAGGGATATGAATGGAGTCTCGTTAAATAAAGAGAGTTGTAAAGATTTATCGTAGTTCACATAACTTGGCTACTTCGGTCCTCACACTTTGTGAGGGTTTCCCATTaatgatcaatagattttttATACTTGTCTTACACCAAGATGTATTTTATTTAGGGTCAGTTTAATTTGATTCAAATGAGAAGGAGGGGAAGGGATGAATTTTAATGAAGGGAAGAGAATGGGAGGGAATGGGAGGATAGGGAGGGGAAGGGAGaggttttaatgaaaaatatgtttggttcacaaggggagtGGAGAGATTTTAttaacaaattatatttttatccttatgatcttatataaattatatgatattcaaAAAACTTACTACTTATtacataatgttaaaaaaattgaatacactttattaacaatataaTTCTCCGACATAAATTATACTATATGTTCATCAAAATTTTTAAATCGTGATGAAACATCtaataaaagaaatatataaaataacttaTTATTAAATAACAGAAACATTATACATAATTTACACaacttatattaaataaaaactatttatattattaaatattatatataatttatattaaataattaaaaaaacaaaaaaaacaataatttgaAATGAGTGGCACTAAATTGTCAATGAATAGTGTCTACAACATAAAAACTAAAGGACGATTCGAGGTGATTAATCACACCTACAGCAATATCTCCACGCGTTCATACAATAGAAACCGAATACTTAGGTGAGTTTCTTATTGTGGGTGTAGTTTCACTCATTACAATACACCATAACGGACTAAAAATGTTACGTTCCAGTCATTGTATAGGTGTAACCGTGTAAGCCTCCTTTAATCCCTTTTTAAACTTGGGGATCATCTACACTTCTCGCAGTAGATGAGGCTTTAATGGATCAAGACGAGCTTATTTGTCTTCTCAAGACATATTTACAATGTGCATAATAGCGTATGATCTAACAAGCTAATAGCCACCATCACGACCTGCAACTTTTTGTCAAAGATTTGATTCTTGCCTATTTACAACCATCCCGCCAGAACTCTGTATGAAGTCGTCATTACAAACTATCCAAGAGTCTTTTTTGCTATCATTATCGTATTGGTCAAGTTGCATACAATTACCTGGAGGGTTGTAGCATTcattttatatttcatatttctAACTTAAATTTATATCGAGGACCATTTATCATTCCGTTGAGCTATCTGCGAGAGGGTTTTGCAAATCTGTTAAGGACCATTTCCTAAGAGAACAAGATGGTTGCTTAGCTAATATTgtgaaaataacaaacataaagaaaaaagaggaacaaaatacaCAGGAGATTAATGTAGAAACTCTAAAATCGAAGTAAAATTATGACCATTATCAAATGACAACCAtagaataacactatgtgaaaattgttataACACATAATAGACTCTCAAATACCTCAGACCACCAGTTCATCCACACCctcaaaaacaaatatttaactacatctcacaataCTCTAATATAAGACATCTCACAATACTCTAATATAAGagtataagagaacaaagaaagtcaaatacaaatttaaagtgcttttgactggtACATCTTGTAAAGagaaacttaaatcatatataTGGCCTTGGATTCTCTCTTCCATCACTAaactaagcaatgtgagacttgAAAAATTTTTAATCCTTTATATAGCCTTAgactccctcttccttcacaaaactaagcaatgtgagacttcttcaacatatatattttcaactaaatccaacaatctccaccttgattgaaaataatacattaactttcattgttttcaccgacaatcatactccactataaagagtatagtcacttgaagctaaATCACTCCAAGAATTTTCATATGGTTTTCACGaacaatcatagttttaaaaactatcatactccaCCTAAAGAAGAGTATGTTTCACTTGAAATtaaaccacttcaagaattttCACACGCTAAAAATCAAGTTGAAACTTTATGGTGCAACTTCCATGTTAGGGGGAAGCTCTTCAACCATTCTTTtctgatgtggaagatcagacaaagCTTCAACCATAGAGCATACTAAAAACACTTATCCCTGGATCAAACCAAAAGCTCTGATACCAGTTGTTGAAAAAATAACTaacatagagaaaaaagaggaacacaataataaCACAAGAGATTAACATGGAAACTCCAAAATCGGAGAAAAAACCTTAACCGTTGTCAAATGACAActagagaataacactatgtgaaaactgttacaacacataatatactcTCAAATACCCTAGGCTCCAGTACACTCACACCttctaaaacaaatatttaactacatctcacaacactctaatacaagagtataagagaacaaagaaagttgaaatacaagtttaaagtgtttttgactaCTACATCTTGTAAAGAACAATTTGAATTATAAATATAGCATTGGGTTCTCTCTCCCATCATTAAACTAAGCAAAGTAGGACTTAGAAAAACTTTAATCCTTTATATAGCTATGGATTCCCTCTTCCTTTATAGaactaagcaatgtgagacttcttttaacatatattttttactAAACCCAACAAAGATAAGTTCTCTTGATGTTTTTCGAGAAATATACATGTCACCCCAAAAATTATACTTGGCACCCCCCAAAATGTATGAAATGACATAAATGTCCCAAGATTTTTCATTATAACATTTTAGGAAATTTACGTGAAACACCTGATTTTTTAAATCTTTGGGCGATATCAGAAATTTGGCGTGCATACCGGAAATTTGGCGAAAATAAGTAAGTTTACAATAGATTttgtgaaatttccggtattttctatcggaaattttaaaatattcgGTATTTTGTACCATAAATTTCACAATTTCCGGTATCCttataaagttataaaaataccagaaaatttgaaattcccgGTACAAATTTCGataccgaaaattttgaaattttcggtaattctatttttttttaaaatgctatttttcttatatttttaatttttttcagttAGGACTAGAGGCACAGATGGTACTGTTGCGGGTCGGGCCATTGATAGAGCTGATGCTCTTGCTCGAGCGGCTGCTAATGAGGTTGGTACCCCAGTCTTACGTGCTGGGCGCGTTCTTCCGATTGGTTCTAACCGGAAACAGAGGGATGAGCAGGCGAGGAGGGGTTCCGCGGACCTCGCTGCTGGGGTGATAGAGCGTCCACTGATGTGGACGAGCAGGTGGTTCAGGATGAGGTTGATGAGGCGGCTGTACCTGTTGTTGAGGAGTCGGTGCTTGTTGTTCGGAAGTCGGTGCCTGTTGCTGAGGAGCTGGTGAATGTGGTTAAGGAGGGGGTTGTTGAGGAGAGGGTGGTGCATGATACGGACACCACCACCGGTGTATCTACAGAGCCATTAGTACATATTGATGGAGATTTTCCAAGAGGGCCTTCTAACATGCCCGTTTTGACAGGATATGCTGACCATGTCGCTTATAAGATATGGAAGGGCGAGGTATGTAACATTGCTTAATTGTTTAATTTCTATTAcgcaatttaatttatattactgtgttttaattgtattttttgttaAAGTAGCGTCCAGTGCTGAAGCTCGCTTCTCACGGGTCAAAGTTGAAGAATTTCCCTGAGAGACTGATGCCTGAGTAGGTGGCGAGGATAGTTCAGAACTTCCATTTGATGGACTTTGCTGGATGCTCCCTGACGATGCTGGATGCCCCTCTATTATCACCTTTTGTTGAGAGGTGGCACCCTGAGACATCATCTATCCATCTTCCATTCGGGGAGATGACGGTGGCTTTGGATGACGTGGATTCCATGTTTCACATATTCATAGGGACCAGGCGGTGCACATGGTGACCAGGCGACAGCGGTACGCATGGTGATGGATGCATTTGAGATTGATGAGGTGTTGTCCTTACTGAGTTTGGTGATACTCGCGGCTTTCACCTCAGGATGTCTTGGATGAGGAAGATTTATCAGCAGCTTGCCGATGCAGGGAGGTACCAGGTTGTCGCTAGGGCGTACATGCTACATCTAGtggcatgtactctctttgcAGACAAATCTGGAGTATATATTGATGTCTGTTATCTTTCTCTGTTCAACGACCTTGAGACCCCATGTTGGGCACGGGGAGTGGCGGCATTGACGATGTTGTACACGACGTTTGATGTTGccgatccaccaccaccaccaccaccacctccaccatTCATAGGTTACCAGGACAGCCGCCTGCAGTTCATCTCCGTACACTTATATAACCTCATGGGTTTGGTGAACCCTGATGGTGAGGTTCATAGTATTTTAGCTAGGTTGACGGATGATACCCGTGGAGGACCTATGTAGATTTATTTCGTTATAATTGTATCatttgtattatttgtatatttgtatattttgtacgAACCTCTTTTGTACAAACATCTTTTTTATTGCGTCATATTTTTGGTTAGTATATGTTTCAAGTAGATAAAcaaaataacatcaataacaaacaaacatagttaacaaacatcAGATGACAAACAACAAGCATAAAAAGTACTCCGAAACATGAAAACGTAGGCACTAACGTATGGCTCTGGGCGAATCAGACACTTCCTTATGTCGCCCACGGATCTTTGGATCTGCACATCCAATTCGATCAGACCTTTAGTTACATggccttcacatcttcatcattcttcaactcgattaAGTTGTAATTCACCCTTCCATTTGTATCAATCTAGTCCTCCCGAAACTCGATCTTTGTCACCCTTCTGTTATCGGAATCAGGCAGCAAATTGTTCAACTTTTCTTTCAAGGTGGCAAAGGATTCGGCGTCATCTGGAATCTTGGTTTCAACAGCAGGCTTGCGGCCATTGAAATACACAAATACTTTAATCAAATACTGAGGAAGAGGCATTTTGTTGAGATATGTTATCCAATAATCCTAACACCCTTATTTATACAAATGATGGTGCATTCTCGACCATACAAATGTGCCGGTGCAATCAGGACCCTCCAAAAATATcggcaaaatctcaaccgttaaaaaaaccaaaaattgaaacatatcagaaattttaattataatgaaATTTCCAGTACTCtctaaaaatttgaaatttacggCATACCGGATATTTTAAATTAACTACAATTTTCGGTATGATGTACCAGAAATTTCTTTACAATTGGAAATTCCGGTATGTTGTACCGAAAATTTAACATTGCATACCTGAAATTTCTTCCGGAAATTCTTTGTATCTTAACGTTTTCAGCAAGAGTAAAATTGGATTAAAAAATATGGAAGGTGCCATGTATAATTTTGGGATGACATGTCTcctatttttccttttaaatttgtttccatttttctcaaaaaaaaaaagaattttttttaattgataacAAGTTAAATTTCAACTCGAAGACAACAAATAAtgcaataatagtaataaaattcATTATGCATGAGTCCACATATTAtcaaagaaattttgagttcatcAATCCATTAGTATGAAAAGTTGTTTTTTTTGCTTTCCGAATTTCATTTTAAAATCGTCCTAGATTTCAAGTTTTTTTGTTTCAGTCTTCATATTGGTccaataatataataaatgaaaTGCCTGGCCACAGACTTTGATATTCTTTTCTTCAGACAAATCACAACAACCAGGGTACTGCAACAAGTTTGCAAGTAAGGaattataaaatagtaaaatgtGCGATTACTATATATTTCTTTACATAAAGTTTTTTAATGTTGGTAAAAAGAAGATTCCAATTAGGCATTGATAGTCCTACTCTTACGGTTTATGAcctgaatattttatttttgctttcaAATGCACTAAAGATAAGAttctaaatatataatatatttttttctcacaTCATTGTAGTATACATTAACAATTTATTCTTTCATTTTATTAACTAAAGTCACTCCTAGCTAGTATATATCTATGATGAGTAATTAATTTACATAACACTAGCCATATACATGAATTAGAGATGAATTGGATTAATCAAATCAACAACGAGATAAAGTGCATTGCTCCTTCAATATATGATGGGATGGAACAATGGACGAAGCATTCAATTTACAAAATTCCCTCAATAGTAACCAATCCAAACAGAAAAGCCTACAAACCACAAGCGATTTCATTTGGTCCTTATCATTATGGAGAGGAACATTTAATGGCTATGGAAGAACACAAACATAGAGCACTTGTTCATTTCTTAAAGAGATGTGAAAAGCCCATTGAGTTTGTATTCCAAGCAATGGAACAAGTGGTTCAAGAGTTGAGAGACTCGTACAAGCCACTTGATCCAATTTGGATATTGGACACACCAAAGTTTATTCAAATGATGATTCTTGATGGTTGTTTTACCTTGGAGATTTTGAGAGCTAATCATAATCATTGTGTTGTAGATGACTATGCAGAGAATGATCCTATCTTTAGTGAACATGGGAGGTTTTATATCTTGCCATATATCAAGCGTGACATGCTTATGCTTGAGAATCAAATTCCTATGACTTTTCTACGTACGTTGATTCAACTTGAAATTAGAACGGAACAGGTAATTAATTATCAATTTTTAGTATatatgttgttttttattttatttt includes these proteins:
- the LOC131619764 gene encoding putative lipid-transfer protein DIR1 — encoded protein: MAIRCLNFATFILTLSSVLVLGISIDLPINCGGNVFDIALKCKQYVEKGGPPTAPSEACCATLKDVDVACYCKFVTPDIVDKISMEKALYVAKTCGVKPIPKDKCGSYTIPPPPFKA